The following proteins are encoded in a genomic region of Sorangiineae bacterium MSr12523:
- a CDS encoding polymer-forming cytoskeletal protein produces the protein MAETTVIGRSSYIRGRITGAADLEIAGHVEGTIEVSGELVIVAEGRVAANASAGRIVVRGAVKGDLTATEAIVLEDGARVVGDVRAPRIAIAQGALLRGYVQTSATAAAPARAKAQPAAAATPAPRATNHVRAQATPAPQQGAATPRVQSAPRAQATPPARAATPTPAPVRATDGRGAAPAPARAPANHAPAGRNHTAPKAPPAPTVPVLKKGARGSLQKKRA, from the coding sequence ATGGCTGAAACCACCGTAATTGGACGAAGCTCGTACATCCGCGGACGCATCACCGGCGCTGCGGATCTCGAGATTGCGGGCCACGTCGAGGGCACCATCGAGGTGTCGGGCGAGCTGGTCATCGTGGCCGAGGGCCGCGTCGCCGCCAATGCGAGCGCAGGCCGCATCGTGGTGCGTGGCGCGGTCAAAGGCGATCTCACGGCGACGGAAGCGATCGTGCTCGAAGACGGCGCCCGCGTCGTCGGCGACGTGCGTGCCCCGCGCATCGCCATCGCGCAGGGAGCCCTGCTCCGCGGCTACGTGCAGACGTCGGCAACCGCCGCTGCCCCGGCCCGCGCGAAGGCGCAACCGGCAGCCGCCGCGACGCCCGCCCCCCGTGCGACGAACCACGTGCGCGCCCAAGCGACGCCGGCCCCGCAGCAAGGCGCGGCCACGCCCCGCGTGCAGTCGGCACCGCGCGCGCAAGCGACACCTCCGGCACGTGCCGCAACCCCCACACCTGCACCGGTCCGCGCGACGGATGGTCGTGGCGCAGCCCCGGCGCCTGCACGTGCCCCGGCGAACCACGCGCCGGCTGGGCGCAATCATACGGCCCCCAAAGCGCCGCCCGCTCCCACCGTTCCCGTGCTGAAGAAGGGCGCGCGGGGCAGCTTGCAAAAGAAGCGCGCGTGA
- a CDS encoding ATP-binding protein — translation MTFPGPRQLPFPPGSGWGEGRLLQDVKGEILEEWKRRVRSAANGLGFVRTEPALARFAPNLVDRIIFAGEEVSGEVLIPSARFIEGCTISEAVRELSLLRSTVQRVAARAGIKLSSHMVELVHHEIDQAIAEITAEIHRVASMQRALREEDEDRMRLALEAAKVGTWEFRPQTGELTWDARCKELWGLPQHLEASYEAFVCGIHPEDRARVEAIVQHTLDPRNGGTYHIEYRAIGLDGGEEKWVACQGKVFFDPHGRAERFIGTVLDVTERRREADFRERFVGMLGHDLRQPLSVVSFASETLSKQGLQRDSGELVRRIGRSADRMDRMIRDLLDFARGRQGGGIPIARKPLDLHELMQHLVDEIATVNPRRKIQLAVDGDGRGCWDPDRITQVFQNLLGNAVTYGKSDEPIFVVMVEEGAHLDVSITNYGPPIPESDRGMIFSPYRRGGRGRAAERAPRGLGLGLYIAQEIVRAHGGSLEVTSDRDTGTTFTVLLPRGHAG, via the coding sequence ATGACTTTTCCAGGGCCCCGGCAGCTCCCGTTTCCGCCTGGGAGCGGGTGGGGAGAGGGCAGGCTCCTTCAGGACGTCAAAGGCGAAATCCTCGAGGAATGGAAGCGACGTGTTCGGTCCGCCGCCAACGGGCTCGGTTTCGTTCGCACCGAGCCCGCCCTCGCGCGCTTCGCCCCGAACCTCGTCGACCGCATCATCTTCGCGGGCGAGGAAGTCTCCGGCGAGGTGCTCATCCCCAGCGCCCGCTTCATCGAGGGATGCACCATCTCCGAGGCCGTCCGCGAGCTCTCGTTGCTCCGCAGCACGGTGCAGCGCGTGGCCGCGCGCGCGGGGATCAAGTTGTCTTCGCACATGGTCGAACTCGTTCATCACGAGATCGATCAAGCCATCGCGGAAATCACCGCCGAGATCCACCGCGTCGCGAGCATGCAACGGGCGCTCCGCGAAGAAGACGAAGACCGCATGCGCCTGGCGCTGGAGGCGGCGAAGGTTGGAACGTGGGAGTTCCGTCCGCAGACGGGCGAGCTCACCTGGGACGCCCGCTGCAAGGAGCTTTGGGGACTTCCTCAACACCTCGAGGCTTCGTACGAGGCCTTCGTCTGCGGCATCCACCCCGAAGATCGCGCGCGGGTCGAGGCCATCGTCCAGCACACGTTGGATCCGAGGAACGGCGGCACGTACCACATCGAGTACCGCGCCATCGGTCTGGATGGCGGCGAGGAAAAATGGGTTGCCTGCCAGGGCAAGGTGTTCTTCGACCCGCACGGCCGCGCGGAGCGTTTCATCGGCACGGTGCTCGACGTCACCGAGCGGCGCCGGGAGGCCGACTTCCGCGAGCGATTCGTGGGGATGCTGGGCCACGACCTCCGCCAGCCGCTCTCGGTGGTGAGCTTCGCCTCGGAGACGCTGTCGAAGCAGGGCTTGCAGCGCGACTCGGGCGAGCTGGTGCGCCGCATCGGGCGCTCGGCGGATCGCATGGACCGCATGATCCGCGATCTCCTGGACTTCGCCCGCGGGCGGCAGGGCGGCGGCATCCCCATCGCGCGCAAGCCGCTCGATTTGCACGAGTTGATGCAGCACCTCGTCGACGAGATTGCCACGGTCAATCCGCGGCGGAAAATCCAGCTGGCCGTCGATGGAGATGGCCGCGGCTGCTGGGATCCCGATCGGATCACACAAGTGTTTCAGAATTTGCTCGGAAACGCCGTCACGTACGGAAAAAGTGACGAGCCCATTTTCGTGGTGATGGTCGAAGAGGGCGCGCACCTCGACGTGTCCATCACGAACTACGGGCCACCCATTCCGGAGAGCGACCGCGGCATGATCTTCAGTCCGTACCGCCGCGGTGGTCGGGGGCGTGCGGCAGAGCGAGCGCCGCGTGGGCTCGGCCTCGGCCTGTACATTGCCCAGGAAATCGTGCGCGCCCACGGTGGATCCCTCGAGGTCACCAGCGATCGCGACACGGGAACCACGTTTACCGTGTTGCTCCCGCGCGGGCATGCTGGCTAG
- a CDS encoding HAMP domain-containing histidine kinase, whose product MAPVQRVGDREALGLTSRYSVLVLASFAIVVACFGASTLYSDLRLQNVALQSEDLSHNSLPSIVHLAEIRTTLHDLDEVTEDALSPPYRGSVPIERTLASLRKSRALYEAIPSYKGERLMWQPIRAGLDAVEKHADALATKVHASDTDASLLRTARSDLREEVGRVDAALRQLVEFNAVQGSLVTSQLDEERRRIRLVGFTLDGVSLLVSIALAVLAARAVRKYTGLVERRAEELESFANRVAHDVRGPLTPALGALEIARKKLTDEHELAPVLDRGVRSVRLVESIVDGLLAFARAGAQPEPGTYADFRGAVEEVISECQAYAAARKVDLRAEPVPDVAVRCAPGLLASVLSNLVRNAIKYIGDGKDGNLDPAEVFVQVIMQGDIVRCEVVDTGPGIPPAMQRAIFLPHVRLDRRANGLGLGLATVDRVVRAHGGQVGVLPNPKGQGSVFWFELPQATDLAMAR is encoded by the coding sequence ATGGCGCCGGTGCAACGGGTGGGGGATCGCGAAGCTCTCGGTTTGACCTCGCGCTACAGCGTGTTGGTCCTCGCGTCGTTCGCCATCGTGGTGGCCTGTTTTGGCGCCTCGACCTTGTATTCGGATCTGCGGCTGCAGAACGTGGCCCTTCAATCCGAGGATCTCTCGCACAATTCCCTGCCGAGCATCGTCCACCTGGCCGAAATTCGCACCACGCTTCACGACCTCGACGAGGTAACGGAAGACGCGCTTTCGCCGCCGTACCGCGGCTCGGTGCCCATCGAGCGCACCTTGGCGTCGCTGCGCAAATCGCGCGCGCTCTACGAGGCCATCCCGTCGTACAAGGGTGAGCGGCTCATGTGGCAGCCCATTCGCGCGGGGCTCGATGCCGTCGAGAAGCATGCCGATGCCCTCGCCACCAAGGTCCACGCCAGCGACACCGATGCGTCACTCTTGCGAACGGCGCGTTCCGATTTGCGGGAGGAAGTGGGCCGGGTCGATGCAGCACTGCGCCAACTCGTCGAGTTCAATGCGGTGCAGGGAAGCCTGGTCACCTCGCAACTCGACGAGGAACGGCGGCGCATTCGCCTGGTGGGCTTCACCTTGGACGGGGTCAGCCTGCTGGTCTCGATTGCGCTGGCCGTGCTCGCGGCGCGGGCGGTGCGGAAATATACCGGGCTGGTCGAGCGGCGCGCCGAAGAGTTGGAAAGCTTTGCCAATCGCGTCGCACACGATGTGCGCGGGCCGCTTACGCCGGCGTTGGGCGCGCTGGAAATCGCGCGCAAAAAGCTGACCGACGAGCACGAACTGGCCCCGGTGCTCGATCGCGGTGTGCGCAGCGTGCGGCTCGTGGAGAGCATCGTGGACGGCCTTCTTGCCTTCGCGCGAGCAGGTGCGCAGCCGGAGCCGGGTACCTACGCGGATTTCCGCGGCGCCGTGGAGGAGGTCATCAGCGAGTGCCAGGCGTACGCCGCCGCGCGCAAGGTCGATCTGCGCGCCGAGCCGGTGCCGGACGTCGCCGTGCGCTGCGCGCCAGGCCTGCTCGCCAGCGTGCTCTCGAACCTCGTGCGCAACGCCATCAAGTACATCGGCGACGGAAAAGACGGGAATCTGGACCCGGCGGAAGTCTTCGTCCAGGTCATCATGCAGGGTGACATCGTCCGCTGCGAGGTGGTCGACACCGGCCCGGGCATCCCGCCGGCCATGCAACGGGCGATTTTCCTTCCGCACGTGCGCCTCGATCGGCGTGCCAACGGACTTGGCCTCGGCCTTGCCACCGTCGATCGCGTGGTGCGCGCGCACGGCGGGCAGGTGGGGGTTTTGCCCAACCCCAAAGGGCAGGGCTCCGTCTTTTGGTTCGAGCTCCCCCAAGCCACCGATCTGGCGATGGCCCGTTGA
- a CDS encoding bestrophin yields the protein MLASLAPRMWVERKSSWVGTVLFGGFALPRIWRRVLTVTLISVAVTILHREVDVFHYPITPVPFTLIGLALSIFLGFRNSAAYDRFWEGRKLWGALVNTSRSLTRQALTLLEPRQPEEAQEVSAFARRLVHMLIGYVHALRHHLRDSDSAEVLQETLPEGEFARVSDEDNVPLALLQRMGEMMADARRRNWVHPYHVTIFEQSLVSLTDIQGACERIKSTPIPYSYTVLMHRIVAVYCTMLPFGLDETIGWATPFVVLGISYAFFGLDSIGQEIEQPFGLDINDLSLNAISTNIERNLRRLIGEEQPPPVAAHKGILT from the coding sequence ATGCTGGCTAGCCTGGCCCCGCGCATGTGGGTCGAACGCAAGAGCTCCTGGGTCGGTACCGTTCTTTTCGGTGGGTTCGCGCTGCCTCGTATTTGGCGGCGTGTCCTCACCGTGACGTTGATCAGCGTGGCGGTGACGATTCTGCACCGCGAGGTCGACGTCTTCCACTATCCGATCACGCCCGTCCCGTTCACGTTGATAGGGTTGGCGCTCAGCATCTTCCTCGGCTTTCGCAACAGCGCGGCGTACGACCGCTTCTGGGAAGGCCGTAAGCTCTGGGGCGCGCTGGTGAACACGTCGCGCAGCCTCACGCGGCAGGCGCTCACCTTGCTCGAGCCGCGGCAGCCGGAAGAGGCGCAGGAGGTGAGCGCGTTCGCGCGGCGTCTCGTGCACATGCTCATCGGCTACGTGCACGCGCTCCGGCATCACCTGCGCGATTCGGATTCGGCGGAGGTGCTGCAAGAGACCCTGCCCGAGGGCGAGTTCGCGCGCGTGAGCGACGAGGACAATGTGCCGCTCGCCCTCCTGCAGCGCATGGGCGAAATGATGGCCGACGCTCGCCGTCGAAACTGGGTGCACCCGTACCACGTGACCATTTTCGAGCAGTCGCTGGTCTCGCTCACGGACATCCAGGGCGCGTGCGAGCGCATCAAGTCGACGCCCATCCCGTACTCGTACACGGTGCTCATGCACCGCATCGTTGCGGTCTACTGCACCATGCTGCCCTTCGGTCTGGACGAGACCATCGGGTGGGCCACGCCCTTCGTGGTGCTGGGCATCTCGTACGCGTTCTTCGGGCTCGATTCCATCGGCCAAGAGATCGAGCAGCCCTTCGGCCTGGACATCAACGATCTGTCGCTGAATGCCATCTCGACGAACATCGAGCGCAATCTGCGCCGCCTGATTGGCGAGGAGCAGCCGCCGCCCGTGGCCGCCCACAAAGGAATTCTCACCTGA
- the pyrE gene encoding orotate phosphoribosyltransferase: MSPWQRLLELLKQHSYRKQRVVLASGKESDFFIDCKQTVLGAEGHALTGELLFEAVRQLPGCDAVAGVELGGCPLASAVALTSFQRGQPLDAIYVRKEVKDHGSRRTLEGDVRLAKGARIALLEDVITTGGSTLKAVAKLTDAGHTVAGVIVLVDRLEGGREAIEAAGLSVRSIFTRTDFEA; encoded by the coding sequence ATGTCGCCCTGGCAGCGCCTCCTCGAGTTGCTCAAGCAGCACTCCTACCGCAAGCAGCGCGTCGTGCTGGCCTCCGGCAAGGAGAGCGATTTCTTCATCGACTGCAAGCAAACGGTGCTCGGCGCCGAGGGGCACGCGCTCACGGGCGAGCTGCTCTTCGAGGCGGTGCGTCAGCTGCCAGGATGCGACGCCGTCGCCGGTGTCGAACTCGGGGGCTGCCCGCTCGCCAGCGCCGTCGCGCTCACGAGCTTTCAGCGCGGCCAGCCGCTCGATGCCATTTACGTGCGCAAGGAAGTGAAGGACCACGGCAGCCGCCGCACCTTGGAGGGTGACGTTCGCCTTGCCAAAGGCGCGCGCATCGCCCTGCTGGAGGACGTGATCACCACGGGCGGCTCCACGCTGAAGGCCGTGGCCAAGCTCACCGATGCAGGCCACACGGTGGCGGGCGTCATCGTCCTCGTCGACCGCCTCGAGGGCGGCCGCGAGGCCATCGAAGCCGCCGGCCTCTCGGTGCGCAGCATCTTCACGCGCACCGATTTCGAAGCGTAG
- the argF gene encoding ornithine carbamoyltransferase has product MTTKRDFLQLADLTRQELDQLFARSAVLKADRRARKTHQTLAGRTLAIVLEKNSTRTRLSFEAAIHQLGGHAITLATADSQLSRGEPIDDTARVTSSYADGIVFRTFGDDRLQTLARASSVPVINGLSAGGHPVQLLADLFTVIERLGTLEGRKVAWVGDGASNMAFSWIEAARIFGFELRIGAPKEYAPPASVLSTVGAGARVHVVSDPREAVQGADVVSTDVWTSMGQEAESAERLRVLGGYQLDAALLAKAAPSAIVLHCLPAHRGEEITGEVIDSPQSAIFQEAENRLHTSKALLELLLA; this is encoded by the coding sequence ATGACGACGAAGCGTGATTTCCTCCAGCTTGCCGATCTGACCCGCCAGGAGCTCGATCAGCTCTTCGCGCGCTCCGCGGTGCTCAAGGCCGATCGGCGCGCGCGCAAGACGCACCAGACCTTGGCCGGGCGTACCTTGGCCATCGTGCTCGAGAAGAACTCCACGCGCACGCGCCTCTCCTTCGAGGCGGCGATCCATCAGCTGGGCGGGCACGCGATCACCTTGGCGACGGCCGATAGCCAGCTCTCGCGCGGCGAGCCGATCGACGATACGGCACGCGTGACCTCCAGCTACGCCGACGGCATCGTGTTCCGCACCTTCGGCGACGATCGCCTTCAGACCTTGGCGCGCGCGTCGAGTGTGCCGGTGATCAACGGCCTCTCGGCGGGCGGCCACCCGGTGCAGCTTTTGGCCGACTTGTTTACGGTCATCGAGCGCCTTGGCACGCTCGAAGGCCGCAAGGTCGCCTGGGTCGGCGATGGCGCCTCGAACATGGCGTTCTCGTGGATCGAAGCCGCGCGCATCTTCGGCTTCGAGCTGCGCATCGGCGCGCCCAAAGAGTACGCGCCGCCCGCGTCGGTCCTCTCGACGGTGGGTGCGGGTGCACGCGTTCACGTCGTGAGCGATCCGCGTGAGGCGGTGCAGGGCGCCGACGTCGTGTCCACCGACGTGTGGACCAGCATGGGCCAAGAGGCGGAGAGCGCGGAGCGCCTTCGCGTGCTCGGCGGGTACCAATTGGACGCGGCCCTGCTCGCCAAAGCGGCCCCGTCGGCCATCGTCCTCCATTGCTTGCCCGCGCACCGCGGCGAGGAGATCACCGGCGAGGTCATCGACAGCCCGCAGTCGGCGATCTTCCAGGAGGCCGAAAATCGCCTTCATACCTCGAAGGCGCTGCTCGAGCTCCTGCTCGCTTGA
- a CDS encoding polymer-forming cytoskeletal protein, which produces MARSTTRNSSDLQGEARIGSSAKVHGRIAGEGDLTVEGRVEGDIVLRGQLTIAEGGTVAAETVEAEEITVSGVLEGELRVRGPVRALAGSRVRGNVTGGSLALEEGAEFAGRVEIEFELPAELESAPVARGGRR; this is translated from the coding sequence ATGGCTCGATCCACGACACGCAATAGCTCGGATCTACAAGGCGAGGCACGCATCGGCAGCAGCGCGAAGGTGCATGGCCGCATCGCGGGCGAGGGCGATCTCACCGTCGAAGGACGTGTCGAAGGCGACATCGTCCTGCGCGGGCAACTGACCATCGCAGAAGGCGGCACCGTCGCCGCCGAAACGGTGGAGGCGGAAGAGATCACGGTCTCCGGCGTTCTCGAGGGCGAGTTGCGCGTCCGCGGCCCCGTGCGGGCGCTCGCAGGCTCGCGCGTGCGCGGCAACGTGACGGGCGGCAGCCTGGCGTTGGAAGAAGGGGCCGAGTTCGCGGGAAGGGTCGAAATCGAATTCGAACTTCCGGCCGAGCTCGAATCGGCACCGGTCGCCCGAGGCGGCCGCCGCTAA
- a CDS encoding polymer-forming cytoskeletal protein has translation MASTIIGAGITIEGEITTDDDVVVQGTVRGKLTAKDAVTVESGAVVEADITGGPLAVAGSVTGNIQSSDRVDLQPGARVVGNVKATRITIADGAQFKGNVDMDV, from the coding sequence ATGGCGAGCACGATCATCGGCGCAGGGATCACGATCGAGGGAGAGATCACCACGGACGACGACGTCGTCGTTCAGGGCACCGTTCGCGGCAAGCTTACGGCGAAAGACGCCGTCACCGTCGAATCGGGCGCGGTGGTCGAGGCCGACATCACGGGCGGCCCGCTGGCGGTGGCCGGCTCCGTCACGGGGAACATCCAGTCGAGCGATCGGGTCGATCTCCAACCGGGTGCACGGGTCGTCGGCAACGTGAAGGCCACCCGCATCACCATCGCCGACGGCGCCCAGTTCAAGGGCAACGTCGACATGGACGTGTGA